One genomic segment of Coffea arabica cultivar ET-39 chromosome 6e, Coffea Arabica ET-39 HiFi, whole genome shotgun sequence includes these proteins:
- the LOC113695868 gene encoding receptor-like serine/threonine-protein kinase SD1-7: MFAKQQNLLEISEGNSFMASVSRIILLLLVILPSNLPYSIAQNWIKAGYWYSGTEFPIADINSALFSHLICAFADINSSTYELRISPSDQKYFSAFTSTVKQKNPSVITLLSIGGGSANYSVYSSMVSQFSSRKSFIDSSINIARLYGFKGIDFSWRSASTAADATNMETLFNEWGAAVESESRNNSSSKLFLTMAAPYSQYISEATLPIDSIRRNMDWVHVLAYDFYTPVANPEHTGPSAALYDPASNQNTDFGMNSWISGGLPANKIVLALPFFGYAWTLRDPKDNAVGAPANGSAVATEGDMTYKAIRDYIQRYNAVSVYNTTYVMKYCSVGSTWIGFDDVEVVKTKVSYAKQRGLRGYAVWQVPNDYNWELSRAAAEQSNKNQQRKKHILLKTLLPVASLVLLLLGGFTVWHIKRKQLTGKELRIETEMGHKQVFSMEGSDSHSLQMFSFDDIKAATNDFSNENKLGQGGYGPVYKAILLNGREVAVKRLSATSKQGIEEFKNEVLLTARLQHVNLVSVLGFCIEREEKMLVYEYMPNKSLDFYIYDPINRSSLNWEQRAQIIEGVTQGLLYLQEYSRLTVIHRDLKASNILLDDQMKPKISDFGIAKIFQKDKVEANTDRVVGTYGYVPPEYVREGIYSTKSDVFSFGVLLLQIISGRKNTCFYGPHSNINLLEYAYELWKNGEGKEFLDETLDDTHSSCKLMRCLQIALQCVQEDPNDRPNMLEISHMLRNENLDMKHPKRPAFSIKKDEGGDKPSTQSEGTEQVDTATITRLVAR; this comes from the exons TATTCTGGCACGGAGTTTCCCATTGCAGACATAAATTCAGCTCTGTTCAGTCACCTTATTTGTGCTTTTGCCGACATAAACTCCAGCACGTATGAGCTTCGCATCTCTCCGTCTGATCAGAAGTACTTCTCAGCATTTACCAGTACTGTCAAACAGAAAAATCCATCAGTTATCACACTTCTATCTATTGGAGGAGGATCAGCTAATTATTCAGTCTACTCTTCTATGGTTAGCCAATTTTCATCTAGGAAGTCATTCATAGACTCATCGATAAATATAGCTAGGCTATATGGTTTCAAGGGCATAGACTTCAGCTGGCGTTCAGCAAGTACGGCTGCAGATGCAACTAACATGGAAACACTTTTCAATGAATGGGGAGCTGCTGTTGAATCAGAATCAAGGAACAACAGCAGCTCGAAGCTTTTCTTGACAATGGCTGCTCCTTATTCACAATATATTAGTGAAGCAACTCTCCCAATAGATTCAATAAGGAGGAACATGGATTGGGTGCATGTTTTGGCATATGATTTCTACACACCTGTAGCAAATCCGGAACATACAGGTCCTTCTGCTGCATTATATGATCCAGCAAGCAACCAAAATACAGATTTTGGTATGAATTCATGGATAAGTGGAGGACTGCCAGCTAACAAGATTGTTCTGGCTTTGCCTTTCTTTGGCTATGCATGGACGCTCAGGGATCCCAAAGACAATGCAGTGGGTGCTCCAGCGAATGGATCAGCTGTGGCAACAGAAGGGGACATGACTTACAAAGCTATCAGGGATTACATTCAACGATATAATGCTGTTTCAGTATACAATACAACTTACGTTATGAAATACTGCAGTGTTGGGTCAACTTGGATTGGCTTTGATGACGTTGAGGTTGTCAAAACTAAAGTTTCATATGCAAAACAGAGGGGTCTGCGTGGGTATGCAGTTTGGCAAGTTCCAAACGATTACAATTGGGAACTTTCTCGGGCAGCAG CTGAACAAAGTAACAAAAATCAGCAAAGGAAGAAGCATATACTTTTGAAAACTCTGCTTCCTGTAGCAAGTCTGGTACTCCTCTTACTCGGAGGCTTTACAGTTTGGCACATCAAAAGAAAACAGCTTACAGGAAAAG AACTGAGGATAGAAACAGAGATGGGGCATAAGCAAGTATTTTCAATGGAAGGCAGCGATTCTCATTCTCTACAAATGTTTAGCTTTGACGATATTAAGGCAGCAAcaaatgatttttcaaatgaaaacaAGCTTGGTCAAGGAGGATATGGGCCTGTTTACAAG GCTATATTATTAAACGGCAGAGAAGTAGCAGTAAAAAGGCTTTCTGCAACTTCCaaacaaggaattgaagaattCAAAAATGAAGTATTACTTACAGCCAGACTGCAACATGTCAATCTTGTAAGTGTTCTGGGATTTTGCATTGAAAGAGAAGAGAAGATGCTGGTATATGAGTACATGCCCAACAAGAGCTTGGATTTCTACATCTATG ATCCAATCAACCGCTCGTCCCTCAACTGGGAACAACGCGCACAAATCATCGAGGGAGTGACTCAAGGGCTCTTGTATCTCCAAGAATACTCAAGACTAACAGTAATTCATAGGGACCTAAAAGCTAGCAATATTCTATTGGATGATCAAATGAAACCCAAAATATCAGATTTTGGGATTGCCAAAATATTCCAAAAGGACAAGGTTGAAGCAAACACCGATCGAGTAGTTGGCACCTA TGGTTATGTTCCACCTGAATATGTACGAGAAGGGATATATTCCACAAAATCGGATGTTTTCAGCTTTGGAGTTCTACTTCTTCAAATAATCAGTGGAAGAAAAAATACATGCTTTTATGGACCTCATTCAAATATAAACCTCCTAGAATAT GCATATGAGCTATGGAAAAATGGAGAAGGCAAAGAGTTTCTAGATGAAACACTGGATGACACACATTCATCTTGCAAACTAATGAGATGCCTTCAAATTGCTCTTCAGTGTGTTCAAGAAGATCCAAATGATAGACCTAACATGCTAGAAATTTCTCATATGCTTAGGAACGAGAATTTGGATATGAAGCATCCAAAAAGACCAGCCTTCTCTATTAAAAAAGACGAAGGTGGAGATAAGCCCTCCACACAGTCAGAAGGAACAGAACAAGTTGATACTGCAACCATCACAAGACTAGTTGCTCGATGA
- the LOC113695869 gene encoding class V chitinase isoform X3, with protein sequence MILDKCQISHILAMLLLTPKLFLLFLPLLQFSTAETWIKSGYWYSGSEFPVPDINSALYTHLIAAFVHINSSNYELYVSPSDEPYISTFTDIVKKKNPSVVTLLSIWCGVAESFDHGEANSSIFFSMTSQSSSRRSFIESSIRKARSYGFQGIDLFGATPSTPENMTNMEAFLDEWRRAINLESSTSRLILTMAGYYSPVLDSMTYPVDSIRKNLDWVHLRSYDYHMSSKDKFTGAHAALYDPLSRLNTDFGIKNWISKGLPANKLVLGLAYHGYAWTLLDPKNNAIGAPAAGLAITKDGSMSYKYIKWYMTSYGATSVFNSTYVVNYCTIGSFWIGFDDVEAIKTKVSYAKEKGLLGYSIWQVPNDDTKDVLSRAAQAAEDQQKKQHLLFTLLPASAITFLLVAIICYLKRKFILSKVRQITDSGKRSISPHLQAFSYSQIKAATKNFSEENKLGEGGFGPVYKGKLKDGQEIAVKRLSNTSTQGSEEFKNEVSLAAKLQHVNLVRLIGICTEKEEKMLIYDYMPNKSLDFYLYDPTRRLFLDWEKRLAIIEGVTQGLLYLQEYSAYTVIHRDLKASNILLDSELKPKISDFGIAKLFRKDENEANTSRIIGTYGYVPPEYVKRVTTHLQ encoded by the exons ATGATCTTGGACAAATGCCAGATAAGTCATATCCTGGCCATGTTGTTGCTCACCCCCAAACTCTTCCTCCTATTTCTGCCTCTCCTACAATTTTCAACTGCAGAAACTTGGATAAAATCCGGTTATTGGTATTCTGGCAGTGAATTTCCTGTCCCAGATATCAATTCAGCTCTATATACTCACCTTATTGCTGCCTTTGTGCATATAAATTCTTCAAACTATGAGCTTTATGTTTCTCCTTCTGATGAGCCATATATATCCACCTTCACAGATATTGTCAAGAAGAAAAATCCATCAGTTGTAACACTTTTGTCCATCTGGTGTGGAGTAGCAGAATCCTTCGACCACGGAGAAGCAAACTCttctatatttttctcaatGACAAGCCAATCATCGAGCAGGAGATCCTTTATTGAATCCTCTATTCGAAAAGCACGATCGTATGGATTTCAAGGCATTGATCTTTTTGGAGCAACTCCAAGCACCCCTGAGAACATGACCAATATGGAGGCATTTCTCGATGAGTGGCGAAGGGCCATCAATTTGGAGTCCAGTACATCACGGTTGATCTTGACAATGGCAGGTTACTATTCGCCTGTGTTGGACTCAATGACCTACCCTGTGGACTCAATCCGAAAGAACTTAGACTGGGTGCATCTCAGGTCATATGACTATCATATGTCCTCAAAAGACAAGTTTACCGGAGCACATGCTGCTTTATATGATCCACTGAGCAGGCTAAATACTGATTTTGGTATAAAGAACTGGATAAGCAAAGGATTACCAGCCAACAAATTGGTACTTGGCTTGGCATACCACGGCTATGCATGGACACTTTTGGACCCCAAGAACAATGCAATAGGTGCACCAGCTGCAGGTCTGGCCATAACTAAAGATGGATCGATGAgctacaagtatatcaagtggTATATGACAAGTTATGGAGCAACATCAGTTTTCAACTCCACTTATGTGGTGAACTACTGCACCATAGGATCATTTTGGATTGGCTTCGACGATGTAGAGGCTATCAAGACTAAAGTTTCTTATGCAAAGGAAAAGGGACTTCTCGGTTACAGCATATGGCAAGTTCCAAATGATGATACAAAGGATGTACTATCCAGAGCAG CTCAAGCAGCGGAAGATCAACAGAAAAAGCAACACTTACTGTTTACATTACTGCCAGCAAGTGCAATAACCTTTCTCCTGGTGGCAATAATATGTTATCTAAAGAGAAAATTCATCCTATCAAAGG TTAGACAGATCACAGATTCAGGCAAGAGATCTATATCACCGCATCTGCAAGCATTCAGCTATTCTCAAATTAAAGCAGCCACAAAGAATTTCTCAGAGGAGAACAAGCTTGGCGAGGGAGGATTTGGACCTGTTTATAAG GGTAAACTAAAGGATGGCCAAGAAATAGCAGTTAAAAGACTGTCCAACACATCAACACAAGGATCAGAGGAGTTCAAGAATGAGGTTTCACTAGCAGCAAAACTACAACATGTCAATCTAGTGAGGTTAATCGGAATTTGCACGGAGAAGGAGGAAAAGATGCTCATCTATGACTACATGCCAAACAAGAGCTTGGACTTTTATCTCTATG ATCCAACCAGACGGCTATTTCTGGATTGGGAGAAACGGCTTGCTATAATTGAAGGGGTCACTCAAGGTCTACTCTATCTCCAGGAGTACTCAGCATACACAGTAATTCACAGAGACCTGAAAGCTAGCAACATCTTACTTGACAGTGAGCTGAAGCCTAAAATATCAGATTTTGGTATTGCTAAACTTTTcagaaaagatgaaaatgaagcAAACACAAGCAGGATTATTGGAACCTA CGGCTATGTTCCTCCAGAGTATGTAAAACGAG tgacaacacaCCTGCAATAA
- the LOC113695869 gene encoding cysteine-rich receptor-like protein kinase 10 isoform X1, which yields MILDKCQISHILAMLLLTPKLFLLFLPLLQFSTAETWIKSGYWYSGSEFPVPDINSALYTHLIAAFVHINSSNYELYVSPSDEPYISTFTDIVKKKNPSVVTLLSIWCGVAESFDHGEANSSIFFSMTSQSSSRRSFIESSIRKARSYGFQGIDLFGATPSTPENMTNMEAFLDEWRRAINLESSTSRLILTMAGYYSPVLDSMTYPVDSIRKNLDWVHLRSYDYHMSSKDKFTGAHAALYDPLSRLNTDFGIKNWISKGLPANKLVLGLAYHGYAWTLLDPKNNAIGAPAAGLAITKDGSMSYKYIKWYMTSYGATSVFNSTYVVNYCTIGSFWIGFDDVEAIKTKVSYAKEKGLLGYSIWQVPNDDTKDVLSRAAQAAEDQQKKQHLLFTLLPASAITFLLVAIICYLKRKFILSKVRQITDSGKRSISPHLQAFSYSQIKAATKNFSEENKLGEGGFGPVYKGKLKDGQEIAVKRLSNTSTQGSEEFKNEVSLAAKLQHVNLVRLIGICTEKEEKMLIYDYMPNKSLDFYLYDPTRRLFLDWEKRLAIIEGVTQGLLYLQEYSAYTVIHRDLKASNILLDSELKPKISDFGIAKLFRKDENEANTSRIIGTYGYVPPEYVKRGMYSRKYDVYSFGVLILQIISGKRSSCLYGMHKNLNLLEFAYQLWKDGSALEFLDPSLDDDQSPCKLLRCMQVALLCVQENWEDRPSMLEVSSMLKNENESLPTPKMPAFSTNEHKDVETNFRTDEEFCSVNMATVSDLMPR from the exons ATGATCTTGGACAAATGCCAGATAAGTCATATCCTGGCCATGTTGTTGCTCACCCCCAAACTCTTCCTCCTATTTCTGCCTCTCCTACAATTTTCAACTGCAGAAACTTGGATAAAATCCGGTTATTGGTATTCTGGCAGTGAATTTCCTGTCCCAGATATCAATTCAGCTCTATATACTCACCTTATTGCTGCCTTTGTGCATATAAATTCTTCAAACTATGAGCTTTATGTTTCTCCTTCTGATGAGCCATATATATCCACCTTCACAGATATTGTCAAGAAGAAAAATCCATCAGTTGTAACACTTTTGTCCATCTGGTGTGGAGTAGCAGAATCCTTCGACCACGGAGAAGCAAACTCttctatatttttctcaatGACAAGCCAATCATCGAGCAGGAGATCCTTTATTGAATCCTCTATTCGAAAAGCACGATCGTATGGATTTCAAGGCATTGATCTTTTTGGAGCAACTCCAAGCACCCCTGAGAACATGACCAATATGGAGGCATTTCTCGATGAGTGGCGAAGGGCCATCAATTTGGAGTCCAGTACATCACGGTTGATCTTGACAATGGCAGGTTACTATTCGCCTGTGTTGGACTCAATGACCTACCCTGTGGACTCAATCCGAAAGAACTTAGACTGGGTGCATCTCAGGTCATATGACTATCATATGTCCTCAAAAGACAAGTTTACCGGAGCACATGCTGCTTTATATGATCCACTGAGCAGGCTAAATACTGATTTTGGTATAAAGAACTGGATAAGCAAAGGATTACCAGCCAACAAATTGGTACTTGGCTTGGCATACCACGGCTATGCATGGACACTTTTGGACCCCAAGAACAATGCAATAGGTGCACCAGCTGCAGGTCTGGCCATAACTAAAGATGGATCGATGAgctacaagtatatcaagtggTATATGACAAGTTATGGAGCAACATCAGTTTTCAACTCCACTTATGTGGTGAACTACTGCACCATAGGATCATTTTGGATTGGCTTCGACGATGTAGAGGCTATCAAGACTAAAGTTTCTTATGCAAAGGAAAAGGGACTTCTCGGTTACAGCATATGGCAAGTTCCAAATGATGATACAAAGGATGTACTATCCAGAGCAG CTCAAGCAGCGGAAGATCAACAGAAAAAGCAACACTTACTGTTTACATTACTGCCAGCAAGTGCAATAACCTTTCTCCTGGTGGCAATAATATGTTATCTAAAGAGAAAATTCATCCTATCAAAGG TTAGACAGATCACAGATTCAGGCAAGAGATCTATATCACCGCATCTGCAAGCATTCAGCTATTCTCAAATTAAAGCAGCCACAAAGAATTTCTCAGAGGAGAACAAGCTTGGCGAGGGAGGATTTGGACCTGTTTATAAG GGTAAACTAAAGGATGGCCAAGAAATAGCAGTTAAAAGACTGTCCAACACATCAACACAAGGATCAGAGGAGTTCAAGAATGAGGTTTCACTAGCAGCAAAACTACAACATGTCAATCTAGTGAGGTTAATCGGAATTTGCACGGAGAAGGAGGAAAAGATGCTCATCTATGACTACATGCCAAACAAGAGCTTGGACTTTTATCTCTATG ATCCAACCAGACGGCTATTTCTGGATTGGGAGAAACGGCTTGCTATAATTGAAGGGGTCACTCAAGGTCTACTCTATCTCCAGGAGTACTCAGCATACACAGTAATTCACAGAGACCTGAAAGCTAGCAACATCTTACTTGACAGTGAGCTGAAGCCTAAAATATCAGATTTTGGTATTGCTAAACTTTTcagaaaagatgaaaatgaagcAAACACAAGCAGGATTATTGGAACCTA CGGCTATGTTCCTCCAGAGTATGTAAAACGAGGTATGTATTCAAGAAAGTATGATGTTTACAGCTTCGGTGTGCTGATTTTGCAAATCATAAGTGGCAAGAGGAGCTCATGCCTATACGGAATGCATAAGAATCTGAATCTTTTAGAATTT GCATACCAACTGTGGAAAGATGGCAGTGCCTTGGAGTTCCTGGATCCATCACTTGATGATGATCAATCGCCATGCAAACTTCTAAGGTGTATGCAAGTAGCTCTGCTATGTGTCCAAGAAAATTGGGAAGATAGGCCATCCATGTTAGAGGTCTCCTCTATGCTGAAGAATGAGAATGAGAGTCTGCCCACTCCTAAGATGCCTGCATTTTCAACCAACGAACACAAAGATGTAGAGACAAATTTCAGAACAGATGAGGAATTTTGTTCAGTTAATATGGCAACGGTTTCTGATCTTATGCCTCGATGA
- the LOC113695869 gene encoding class V chitinase isoform X2, with product MILDKCQISHILAMLLLTPKLFLLFLPLLQFSTAETWIKSGYWYSGSEFPVPDINSALYTHLIAAFVHINSSNYELYVSPSDEPYISTFTDIVKKKNPSVVTLLSIWCGVAESFDHGEANSSIFFSMTSQSSSRRSFIESSIRKARSYGFQGIDLFGATPSTPENMTNMEAFLDEWRRAINLESSTSRLILTMAGYYSPVLDSMTYPVDSIRKNLDWVHLRSYDYHMSSKDKFTGAHAALYDPLSRLNTDFGIKNWISKGLPANKLVLGLAYHGYAWTLLDPKNNAIGAPAAGLAITKDGSMSYKYIKWYMTSYGATSVFNSTYVVNYCTIGSFWIGFDDVEAIKTKVSYAKEKGLLGYSIWQVPNDDTKDVLSRAAQAAEDQQKKQHLLFTLLPASAITFLLVAIICYLKRKFILSKVRQITDSGKRSISPHLQAFSYSQIKAATKNFSEENKLGEGGFGPVYKGKLKDGQEIAVKRLSNTSTQGSEEFKNEVSLAAKLQHVNLVRLIGICTEKEEKMLIYDYMPNKSLDFYLYDPTRRLFLDWEKRLAIIEGVTQGLLYLQEYSAYTVIHRDLKASNILLDSELKPKISDFGIAKLFRKDENEANTSRIIGTYGYVPPEYVKRGIPTVERWQCLGVPGSIT from the exons ATGATCTTGGACAAATGCCAGATAAGTCATATCCTGGCCATGTTGTTGCTCACCCCCAAACTCTTCCTCCTATTTCTGCCTCTCCTACAATTTTCAACTGCAGAAACTTGGATAAAATCCGGTTATTGGTATTCTGGCAGTGAATTTCCTGTCCCAGATATCAATTCAGCTCTATATACTCACCTTATTGCTGCCTTTGTGCATATAAATTCTTCAAACTATGAGCTTTATGTTTCTCCTTCTGATGAGCCATATATATCCACCTTCACAGATATTGTCAAGAAGAAAAATCCATCAGTTGTAACACTTTTGTCCATCTGGTGTGGAGTAGCAGAATCCTTCGACCACGGAGAAGCAAACTCttctatatttttctcaatGACAAGCCAATCATCGAGCAGGAGATCCTTTATTGAATCCTCTATTCGAAAAGCACGATCGTATGGATTTCAAGGCATTGATCTTTTTGGAGCAACTCCAAGCACCCCTGAGAACATGACCAATATGGAGGCATTTCTCGATGAGTGGCGAAGGGCCATCAATTTGGAGTCCAGTACATCACGGTTGATCTTGACAATGGCAGGTTACTATTCGCCTGTGTTGGACTCAATGACCTACCCTGTGGACTCAATCCGAAAGAACTTAGACTGGGTGCATCTCAGGTCATATGACTATCATATGTCCTCAAAAGACAAGTTTACCGGAGCACATGCTGCTTTATATGATCCACTGAGCAGGCTAAATACTGATTTTGGTATAAAGAACTGGATAAGCAAAGGATTACCAGCCAACAAATTGGTACTTGGCTTGGCATACCACGGCTATGCATGGACACTTTTGGACCCCAAGAACAATGCAATAGGTGCACCAGCTGCAGGTCTGGCCATAACTAAAGATGGATCGATGAgctacaagtatatcaagtggTATATGACAAGTTATGGAGCAACATCAGTTTTCAACTCCACTTATGTGGTGAACTACTGCACCATAGGATCATTTTGGATTGGCTTCGACGATGTAGAGGCTATCAAGACTAAAGTTTCTTATGCAAAGGAAAAGGGACTTCTCGGTTACAGCATATGGCAAGTTCCAAATGATGATACAAAGGATGTACTATCCAGAGCAG CTCAAGCAGCGGAAGATCAACAGAAAAAGCAACACTTACTGTTTACATTACTGCCAGCAAGTGCAATAACCTTTCTCCTGGTGGCAATAATATGTTATCTAAAGAGAAAATTCATCCTATCAAAGG TTAGACAGATCACAGATTCAGGCAAGAGATCTATATCACCGCATCTGCAAGCATTCAGCTATTCTCAAATTAAAGCAGCCACAAAGAATTTCTCAGAGGAGAACAAGCTTGGCGAGGGAGGATTTGGACCTGTTTATAAG GGTAAACTAAAGGATGGCCAAGAAATAGCAGTTAAAAGACTGTCCAACACATCAACACAAGGATCAGAGGAGTTCAAGAATGAGGTTTCACTAGCAGCAAAACTACAACATGTCAATCTAGTGAGGTTAATCGGAATTTGCACGGAGAAGGAGGAAAAGATGCTCATCTATGACTACATGCCAAACAAGAGCTTGGACTTTTATCTCTATG ATCCAACCAGACGGCTATTTCTGGATTGGGAGAAACGGCTTGCTATAATTGAAGGGGTCACTCAAGGTCTACTCTATCTCCAGGAGTACTCAGCATACACAGTAATTCACAGAGACCTGAAAGCTAGCAACATCTTACTTGACAGTGAGCTGAAGCCTAAAATATCAGATTTTGGTATTGCTAAACTTTTcagaaaagatgaaaatgaagcAAACACAAGCAGGATTATTGGAACCTA CGGCTATGTTCCTCCAGAGTATGTAAAACGAG GCATACCAACTGTGGAAAGATGGCAGTGCCTTGGAGTTCCTGGATCCATCACTTGA
- the LOC113695872 gene encoding serine/threonine-protein kinase PBS1-like isoform X3, with the protein MPLGSLEDHLHSIISDLPPDKEPLDWNSRMKIAAGVVKDLEHLHDKANPPVIYRDFKSSNILLDEGFVPKLSDFGLAKLGPTGDKSHVSTRVMGTYGYRAPEYAMSGQLMVKSDVYNFGVVFLELITGQEHMDKREKEIQELRLLGASNEKAYAVFHNAGYLLQNVPGQSWRYS; encoded by the exons ATGCCCTTGGGATCATTGGAAGATCATCTTCATAGTATCATTTCAG ATCTTCCACCTGATAAAGAACCATTAGATTGGAATTCAAGAATGAAGATAGCAGCAGGTGTGGTCAAGGATTTGGAGCATCTTCATGATAAAGCGAATCCTCCTGTCATTTATAGGGATTTCAAGTCATCTAACATATTACTGGATGAAGGGTTTGTTCCAAAGCTTTCAGACTTTGGGCTGGCGAAACTTGGTCCTACTGGAGACAAGTCGCATGTCTCCACAAGGGTCATGGGAACTTATGGTTATCGTGCTCCTGAGTATGCTATGAGTGGGCAATTGATGGTGAAATCTGATGTCTACAATTTTGGGGTTGTCTTCCTGGAACTTATCACTGGACAG GAACATATGGATAAGCGGGAGAAGGAGATTCAAGAACTACGGTTGCTTGGTGCATCAAATGAGAAGGCTTATGCTGTTTTTCACAATGCTGGATATCTACTTCAGAATGTTCCTGGTCAATCTTGGAG GTACAGCTGA
- the LOC113695872 gene encoding serine/threonine-protein kinase PBS1-like isoform X1 has protein sequence MPLGSLEDHLHSIISDLPPDKEPLDWNSRMKIAAGVVKDLEHLHDKANPPVIYRDFKSSNILLDEGFVPKLSDFGLAKLGPTGDKSHVSTRVMGTYGYRAPEYAMSGQLMVKSDVYNFGVVFLELITGQVSESLESDKSMLKDLNHEFEEKLIEHMDKREKEIQELRLLGASNEKAYAVFHNAGYLLQNVPGQSWRYS, from the exons ATGCCCTTGGGATCATTGGAAGATCATCTTCATAGTATCATTTCAG ATCTTCCACCTGATAAAGAACCATTAGATTGGAATTCAAGAATGAAGATAGCAGCAGGTGTGGTCAAGGATTTGGAGCATCTTCATGATAAAGCGAATCCTCCTGTCATTTATAGGGATTTCAAGTCATCTAACATATTACTGGATGAAGGGTTTGTTCCAAAGCTTTCAGACTTTGGGCTGGCGAAACTTGGTCCTACTGGAGACAAGTCGCATGTCTCCACAAGGGTCATGGGAACTTATGGTTATCGTGCTCCTGAGTATGCTATGAGTGGGCAATTGATGGTGAAATCTGATGTCTACAATTTTGGGGTTGTCTTCCTGGAACTTATCACTGGACAG GTGTCTGAGTCACTGGAATCAGATAAGTCGATGCTGAAGGATCTTAATcatgaatttgaagaaaaattaatt GAACATATGGATAAGCGGGAGAAGGAGATTCAAGAACTACGGTTGCTTGGTGCATCAAATGAGAAGGCTTATGCTGTTTTTCACAATGCTGGATATCTACTTCAGAATGTTCCTGGTCAATCTTGGAG GTACAGCTGA
- the LOC113695872 gene encoding serine/threonine-protein kinase PBS1-like isoform X2 — translation MPLGSLEDHLHNLPPDKEPLDWNSRMKIAAGVVKDLEHLHDKANPPVIYRDFKSSNILLDEGFVPKLSDFGLAKLGPTGDKSHVSTRVMGTYGYRAPEYAMSGQLMVKSDVYNFGVVFLELITGQVSESLESDKSMLKDLNHEFEEKLIEHMDKREKEIQELRLLGASNEKAYAVFHNAGYLLQNVPGQSWRYS, via the exons ATGCCCTTGGGATCATTGGAAGATCATCTTCATA ATCTTCCACCTGATAAAGAACCATTAGATTGGAATTCAAGAATGAAGATAGCAGCAGGTGTGGTCAAGGATTTGGAGCATCTTCATGATAAAGCGAATCCTCCTGTCATTTATAGGGATTTCAAGTCATCTAACATATTACTGGATGAAGGGTTTGTTCCAAAGCTTTCAGACTTTGGGCTGGCGAAACTTGGTCCTACTGGAGACAAGTCGCATGTCTCCACAAGGGTCATGGGAACTTATGGTTATCGTGCTCCTGAGTATGCTATGAGTGGGCAATTGATGGTGAAATCTGATGTCTACAATTTTGGGGTTGTCTTCCTGGAACTTATCACTGGACAG GTGTCTGAGTCACTGGAATCAGATAAGTCGATGCTGAAGGATCTTAATcatgaatttgaagaaaaattaatt GAACATATGGATAAGCGGGAGAAGGAGATTCAAGAACTACGGTTGCTTGGTGCATCAAATGAGAAGGCTTATGCTGTTTTTCACAATGCTGGATATCTACTTCAGAATGTTCCTGGTCAATCTTGGAG GTACAGCTGA
- the LOC113695872 gene encoding serine/threonine-protein kinase PBS1-like isoform X4 — translation MKIAAGVVKDLEHLHDKANPPVIYRDFKSSNILLDEGFVPKLSDFGLAKLGPTGDKSHVSTRVMGTYGYRAPEYAMSGQLMVKSDVYNFGVVFLELITGQVSESLESDKSMLKDLNHEFEEKLIEHMDKREKEIQELRLLGASNEKAYAVFHNAGYLLQNVPGQSWRYS, via the exons ATGAAGATAGCAGCAGGTGTGGTCAAGGATTTGGAGCATCTTCATGATAAAGCGAATCCTCCTGTCATTTATAGGGATTTCAAGTCATCTAACATATTACTGGATGAAGGGTTTGTTCCAAAGCTTTCAGACTTTGGGCTGGCGAAACTTGGTCCTACTGGAGACAAGTCGCATGTCTCCACAAGGGTCATGGGAACTTATGGTTATCGTGCTCCTGAGTATGCTATGAGTGGGCAATTGATGGTGAAATCTGATGTCTACAATTTTGGGGTTGTCTTCCTGGAACTTATCACTGGACAG GTGTCTGAGTCACTGGAATCAGATAAGTCGATGCTGAAGGATCTTAATcatgaatttgaagaaaaattaatt GAACATATGGATAAGCGGGAGAAGGAGATTCAAGAACTACGGTTGCTTGGTGCATCAAATGAGAAGGCTTATGCTGTTTTTCACAATGCTGGATATCTACTTCAGAATGTTCCTGGTCAATCTTGGAG GTACAGCTGA